The Prevotella melaninogenica ATCC 25845 genome includes a window with the following:
- a CDS encoding ABC transporter substrate-binding protein, translated as MRQLLVFTLSVLLFLSCGNHQKQVADKSEKEEKGDKTELQYARNITIERTKDYVVVRLLNPWKAGTVLHTYYLVERGKDVNVPDDGTKVVIPLRKSVIFTTAHANLVEMLHAQKAIAGVADLKYMIIPDIQKRARKRGGIVDCGDAMKPDVERIIDLNADAILLSPFENNGGYGRLEQIGVPIIECADYMERSALGRAEWMKFYGILFGREHEADSLFAVVKQNYKSLSQKASQSKVTRSVLPDRKVGAVWYLPGGESSVGLLYKDAHGRYAYSNDKHSGSLAMPFETILDKFAQSDFWILSYNSNFNRRVLLAEYQGYAKLKPYQTKEIYGCKIDSKPYFEEVSWRPDWLLSDLIQLFHPDLKIAPLRYYQKLED; from the coding sequence ATGCGGCAATTATTAGTATTTACCCTCTCCGTTTTATTGTTTTTATCGTGTGGTAATCATCAAAAGCAAGTGGCTGATAAAAGCGAGAAAGAAGAGAAAGGAGACAAAACAGAACTACAGTATGCTCGAAATATTACAATCGAACGTACGAAAGATTATGTGGTTGTACGTTTGTTGAATCCTTGGAAAGCGGGAACCGTTCTACATACTTACTACCTTGTTGAACGCGGAAAGGATGTAAACGTTCCTGACGACGGAACAAAAGTGGTCATTCCCCTTCGCAAGAGTGTTATCTTCACGACAGCCCATGCAAACCTTGTTGAGATGCTTCATGCACAGAAAGCGATTGCAGGTGTTGCTGATTTGAAGTATATGATTATCCCAGATATTCAGAAACGCGCAAGAAAAAGGGGTGGCATTGTAGACTGTGGTGATGCAATGAAGCCTGATGTAGAGCGAATTATAGATCTAAACGCAGATGCAATACTACTTTCTCCCTTTGAAAACAATGGTGGTTATGGTCGTTTAGAACAGATAGGAGTACCCATCATTGAATGTGCCGACTACATGGAACGTTCTGCTTTAGGGCGTGCTGAATGGATGAAGTTTTATGGTATTCTCTTTGGGCGGGAGCATGAAGCCGACTCTTTATTTGCTGTTGTTAAACAAAACTATAAGTCTTTAAGCCAAAAGGCAAGTCAAAGTAAGGTTACTCGTAGTGTCTTACCTGACAGAAAAGTGGGTGCTGTGTGGTATCTACCGGGTGGCGAGAGCAGTGTGGGTTTACTATATAAAGATGCACATGGACGCTATGCTTATTCAAATGATAAGCATAGTGGAAGTCTTGCAATGCCTTTTGAAACGATCTTGGATAAGTTCGCACAAAGTGATTTTTGGATATTAAGTTATAATAGTAATTTCAATCGCCGAGTTTTATTGGCAGAATATCAAGGTTACGCAAAGCTAAAACCTTATCAAACAAAGGAAATATATGGCTGTAAGATAGATAGTAAACCCTACTTTGAGGAGGTCAGTTGGCGTCCCGATTGGTTGCTCTCAGACTTGATTCAACTTTTCCATCCCGACTTGAAGATTGCCCCACTGCGTTACTATCAGAAGTTAGAAGATTGA
- a CDS encoding SLC13 family permease: MAEEKTNELGNHIEMKKVWELLAILVVTAIIWNLPTSSFGIDGLTVVQQRIIAIFVFATLSWLTECIPAWATSLSIMSIMCVTVSKNAFGVFKGDGIGELLDSKEIMASFADPIIMLFLAGFILAIAASKSGLDTLLARNLIKPFGNKSENVLLGFLLITGLFSMFISNTATAALMLTFLTPVFAALPANGKGRIALTMSIPIAANLGGMGTPIGTPPNLIALKYLNDPAGLNMNIDFMHWMAFMAPLVIVLLLLSWRIILYFFPFTQKTIHLKIDGEVHRGWRMWVVIITFIVTILLWVIPKDVTGIDTNTVSMIPMAIFAITGVITAKDMQEINWSVIWMVAGGFAIGLGMNGSGLADAAIESIPFGNWSPIVILAISGLICYFLSNFISNTATAALLVPILAVVCRGMGDKLGGIGGTSTVLIGIAIAASTAMCLPISTPPNAIAYSTGLVKQNDMLKVGLTSGVVSLILGYILLYFIGQIHFLG; the protein is encoded by the coding sequence ATGGCAGAAGAAAAGACTAACGAACTTGGTAATCACATTGAGATGAAAAAAGTTTGGGAACTTTTAGCTATCCTCGTGGTTACAGCCATTATTTGGAATCTTCCCACAAGCAGTTTTGGCATTGATGGGTTGACCGTAGTACAGCAACGTATTATTGCAATCTTTGTGTTTGCCACCTTATCGTGGCTAACAGAGTGTATCCCTGCATGGGCAACGTCACTGAGTATTATGTCTATCATGTGCGTCACTGTATCCAAAAATGCTTTTGGAGTCTTCAAAGGCGACGGGATAGGTGAGTTACTTGACTCAAAGGAAATCATGGCATCCTTTGCTGACCCTATCATCATGCTCTTCCTTGCAGGCTTTATCTTAGCGATAGCGGCATCGAAGTCGGGACTTGATACGCTCTTGGCACGTAATCTTATTAAGCCTTTTGGTAATAAGAGTGAGAATGTTCTTTTGGGATTCCTGCTTATTACAGGACTCTTCTCAATGTTCATCTCAAATACTGCAACAGCGGCATTGATGCTTACTTTCCTTACTCCAGTCTTTGCTGCGCTACCTGCTAATGGTAAGGGACGTATTGCCTTGACAATGTCTATTCCTATTGCAGCCAACCTCGGTGGTATGGGAACACCGATTGGAACACCTCCGAACCTTATTGCTCTTAAATATCTCAATGACCCAGCTGGTCTTAATATGAATATTGACTTCATGCACTGGATGGCTTTCATGGCACCGCTTGTGATAGTTCTGCTTTTGTTGTCATGGAGAATTATTCTTTACTTCTTCCCATTCACACAGAAGACTATTCATTTGAAGATTGATGGTGAGGTACACCGTGGATGGCGTATGTGGGTTGTTATCATAACCTTTATCGTAACAATCCTTCTATGGGTCATTCCAAAGGATGTCACAGGTATTGATACCAATACCGTTTCAATGATTCCAATGGCAATCTTCGCTATCACTGGTGTTATCACTGCAAAGGATATGCAGGAGATTAACTGGAGTGTCATCTGGATGGTTGCAGGAGGTTTTGCTATTGGCTTGGGAATGAATGGTTCAGGTTTGGCAGATGCTGCTATCGAGAGTATTCCATTCGGCAATTGGAGTCCTATCGTTATCCTTGCTATCTCTGGTTTGATTTGTTACTTCCTCTCTAATTTTATTTCAAACACAGCAACTGCAGCGCTGTTGGTTCCAATCCTTGCTGTAGTATGTCGTGGTATGGGTGACAAACTCGGTGGTATTGGCGGTACAAGCACTGTCCTCATCGGTATTGCCATTGCTGCCTCTACTGCAATGTGTCTCCCTATCTCTACGCCACCGAATGCTATTGCTTACTCAACAGGACTTGTGAAGCAGAATGATATGCTTAAGGTGGGTCTGACCAGCGGTGTTGTTTCCCTTATCTTGGGTTACATCTTACTTTATTTCATTGGTCAGATACACTTCCTTGGATAA
- a CDS encoding YhcH/YjgK/YiaL family protein, giving the protein MIIADLSACHRYFGLHPRMKEMLEYILQHDFSQQEAGRIILDADDLFINLDEVELKRKEAQRLEFHKNYIDIQVPLVQDETMGWTALSDLDEPDIAYNPERDCGFYTQGAKEYFRVKPGQFTIFFPEDAHAPIIGEGKQRKLVGKIRI; this is encoded by the coding sequence ATGATAATAGCAGATTTAAGCGCATGCCATCGCTACTTTGGACTACATCCAAGAATGAAGGAAATGCTGGAGTATATCCTCCAACATGATTTCAGCCAACAAGAAGCAGGACGCATAATCCTCGATGCTGACGACCTCTTCATCAATTTAGACGAGGTAGAACTGAAGCGTAAAGAAGCGCAACGATTAGAGTTCCACAAGAACTATATTGATATTCAAGTACCCTTAGTGCAGGATGAGACAATGGGCTGGACAGCTTTATCTGACTTAGATGAGCCTGATATTGCCTATAATCCTGAGCGAGATTGCGGCTTTTATACACAAGGAGCAAAGGAGTACTTCCGTGTTAAGCCAGGACAATTCACCATCTTCTTCCCAGAGGATGCTCACGCACCCATCATTGGAGAAGGGAAACAAAGGAAGTTAGTGGGGAAGATTAGGATATAA
- a CDS encoding thiol-activated cytolysin family protein — protein MKKYLFKAVLPVSMAVCAITFGACSQDELLTPVKEQSEEGVLNNPKEIRNYLKTLPLAPMMTRANGPINPDDGAPIPVEEENPIVETQGVLDGIPGNWVKTTRHYKIKQTFDENFLFDPTSDVVYPGCVLKGGTIANGTYAMITSHKTGDVTFSISLSPANPREAHETSATVPNIRKSEYQEVWNKWATMDWKESPVTTIQSVEKINSQEELVTKLGVAVTAPVANGSVNLGFNFNKKKNHILARLIQKHFTVSTDAPKKGTIFESIDKDALDGYQPVYISSINYGRIIYLSIETDEKERNINEAIEFALNKIKGVDVNVSVDQAVNYRKMLAKSDVHITVLGGGKTIQQEILKGDIDSFQRFLAADIPMEQMYPISFSLRYAVDNSQARVVTSNEFTVTQRDFVPVFKKVRMQLQVLGFSGQHSGPLPNLDKDANIWGKVLVGVNGQEHELVGIDKSNPFWFDYREKEETLHPIGFGGIVNVEFDKDKNESLEDFVDHQKISFITDLHTENGIYKYNYGRTQFNHTLGTVFSKYKSDNPVVVLECNYKHIKIHTYVKILDLKFFN, from the coding sequence ATGAAGAAGTATCTTTTCAAAGCAGTATTGCCTGTTTCGATGGCAGTTTGTGCCATTACGTTTGGTGCTTGCTCACAAGACGAGTTGTTGACGCCTGTTAAAGAGCAAAGTGAAGAAGGAGTTTTGAATAATCCGAAGGAGATTCGGAACTATCTAAAGACATTGCCTTTGGCTCCAATGATGACACGTGCCAATGGTCCAATAAACCCTGATGATGGTGCTCCGATACCTGTTGAGGAGGAAAATCCTATTGTAGAGACACAAGGTGTACTCGATGGTATACCTGGTAATTGGGTGAAAACAACACGGCATTACAAAATAAAACAGACTTTCGATGAGAATTTCCTATTCGATCCTACAAGCGATGTTGTGTATCCTGGTTGTGTTCTTAAGGGTGGAACGATTGCTAATGGTACCTACGCAATGATTACTTCGCATAAAACTGGCGATGTAACTTTCTCTATCAGTTTATCACCAGCTAATCCAAGAGAGGCACACGAAACCTCTGCTACGGTTCCAAATATTCGTAAGAGCGAGTATCAAGAAGTATGGAATAAGTGGGCTACAATGGATTGGAAGGAATCTCCTGTGACGACTATACAGAGTGTAGAGAAGATAAACTCTCAAGAAGAACTCGTTACGAAATTAGGAGTAGCTGTGACTGCACCTGTTGCTAATGGGTCGGTTAACCTTGGATTTAACTTCAATAAGAAGAAAAATCATATCTTAGCGCGACTCATACAGAAACATTTTACGGTCTCTACTGATGCTCCTAAGAAAGGTACAATCTTTGAATCAATTGACAAAGATGCTCTCGATGGTTATCAGCCCGTTTACATCTCAAGCATTAACTACGGTCGAATCATCTATCTCTCTATTGAGACTGATGAGAAAGAACGTAATATAAATGAGGCAATTGAGTTTGCTTTGAATAAAATCAAAGGTGTTGATGTAAATGTATCAGTCGATCAGGCTGTCAACTACCGCAAGATGTTAGCTAAGAGTGATGTACATATCACAGTCCTTGGTGGTGGAAAGACTATCCAGCAAGAGATTCTGAAGGGTGATATTGATTCTTTCCAGCGTTTCCTTGCAGCCGATATCCCAATGGAACAGATGTATCCTATCAGTTTCTCTTTGCGTTATGCTGTTGATAATTCGCAGGCTCGTGTTGTTACAAGCAACGAATTTACAGTTACACAACGTGATTTTGTTCCTGTGTTTAAGAAGGTACGTATGCAGTTGCAGGTGCTCGGTTTCTCTGGTCAACACAGTGGTCCGCTCCCTAACTTAGATAAGGATGCTAACATATGGGGAAAGGTTTTAGTCGGTGTCAACGGGCAAGAGCACGAGCTTGTAGGCATAGATAAGTCTAATCCGTTCTGGTTTGATTATCGAGAGAAGGAAGAAACATTACATCCAATAGGCTTTGGTGGTATCGTTAATGTTGAGTTTGATAAAGATAAGAACGAAAGTTTAGAAGATTTTGTCGACCATCAGAAGATATCATTCATCACAGATTTGCATACAGAAAACGGTATTTATAAGTATAACTATGGTCGAACACAGTTCAACCACACCCTTGGTACCGTCTTTTCTAAGTATAAGAGTGACAACCCTGTTGTCGTGTTAGAATGTAACTATAAGCATATTAAGATTCATACTTATGTGAAGATTCTTGACCTTAAGTTCTTTAACTAA